The Sinomonas sp. P10A9 genome includes a window with the following:
- a CDS encoding MFS transporter, whose translation MSPSAGGNLRRVLLVAIASSCLVIIDSSAVSLALPAIQRELGGGLVLQQWVVDGYLLTLGALILAAGALADRFGTARLLAVGTLWFTVTSVVCGLAPAGWVLVLGRLTQGAAGAVITPSALALITAAATGATRARLIGQWTAWIAAASVAAPFFGGAAVDLGSWRLVFLINIVPAALMWRPLARLRREARPPAPVKEPFDVLSAVLTACGLGGIVLSLITQSSLGWTHPLVAIPLIGGVLLMALYVLRQRRSAAPQLPLGLFRSRAFAAGNGATLWAYGALGMGGFLVGLYLQQRMGLTAFEAGIGMLPATIPMLLLSSSMSRLMIRTGPRLPMALGPAVAGAGYTWLAFAVPPLAYWRDVFGPMVLLGLGLAIMVAPLTATVLSAVPPGSEGVGSAVNNAVARIASLVAIGAAGAIMGGVLDDGGFRRGVSATAILFAAAAVTSAVWIPTARIVAPPAGDGEPSEARRGVHDE comes from the coding sequence GAGAGCTCGGCGGCGGCCTTGTCCTCCAGCAGTGGGTCGTGGACGGATACCTTCTCACTCTCGGCGCGCTCATCCTCGCCGCCGGTGCCCTCGCCGACCGCTTCGGGACCGCGAGGCTCCTCGCGGTCGGCACACTCTGGTTCACCGTGACGTCCGTGGTCTGTGGCCTCGCCCCCGCGGGATGGGTGCTCGTGCTCGGCAGGCTCACGCAGGGCGCCGCAGGTGCCGTCATTACGCCGAGCGCGCTCGCACTCATCACTGCCGCAGCGACGGGTGCGACGAGGGCCAGGCTCATCGGGCAGTGGACCGCGTGGATTGCCGCGGCCTCGGTCGCGGCGCCATTCTTCGGCGGGGCGGCTGTGGACCTCGGGAGCTGGCGCCTCGTCTTCCTCATCAACATCGTTCCGGCCGCGCTCATGTGGCGGCCGCTCGCCCGACTCCGCCGCGAGGCCCGGCCGCCCGCCCCCGTGAAGGAGCCGTTCGACGTCTTGAGCGCCGTCCTGACCGCCTGCGGGCTGGGCGGCATCGTGCTGAGCCTCATCACCCAGTCGTCGCTCGGCTGGACCCACCCACTCGTCGCGATTCCGCTCATCGGTGGCGTGCTCCTCATGGCCCTCTATGTGTTGCGGCAGCGCCGTTCGGCGGCGCCGCAGCTGCCGCTGGGGCTCTTCCGCTCAAGGGCATTCGCGGCGGGAAATGGCGCAACGCTGTGGGCCTACGGCGCCCTTGGCATGGGTGGCTTCCTCGTGGGCCTCTACCTCCAGCAGCGCATGGGACTCACCGCGTTCGAAGCGGGCATCGGGATGCTTCCGGCGACGATCCCCATGCTCCTGCTCTCAAGCTCGATGTCAAGGCTCATGATCCGGACTGGGCCGCGCCTTCCGATGGCTCTCGGGCCCGCCGTGGCGGGTGCGGGGTACACGTGGCTCGCGTTCGCCGTGCCGCCGCTGGCCTACTGGCGTGACGTGTTCGGCCCCATGGTCCTGCTCGGGCTCGGGCTGGCGATCATGGTCGCGCCGCTCACGGCGACGGTCCTCTCGGCGGTTCCGCCGGGGTCTGAGGGCGTCGGTTCCGCCGTCAACAATGCGGTGGCGCGGATCGCCTCGCTCGTGGCGATCGGCGCCGCCGGGGCGATCATGGGCGGAGTGCTCGACGACGGCGGGTTCCGCCGCGGCGTCAGCGCGACGGCGATCCTCTTTGCTGCCGCAGCCGTGACCTCGGCAGTCTGGATTCCGACCGCTAGGATCGTGGCACCACCTGCGGGGGACGGTGAACCGTCGGAAGCGCGAAGGGGAGTTCATGACGAGTGA
- a CDS encoding YrdB family protein: MTSDGTRRRDARRPGFDPEMRAGAWGMLHAVLAFALEVGALGAFWYAGSRLAPGAGGLVVGFLAAAVFVALWAMFLAPRARRRIPWPWRPVVALALFVLAGAWLLALGQWAGAALIVVGLADTALGYWLRRRD; the protein is encoded by the coding sequence ATGACGAGTGATGGCACACGTCGGCGCGATGCACGCCGCCCCGGCTTCGATCCCGAGATGCGCGCGGGGGCGTGGGGCATGCTCCACGCCGTCCTCGCGTTCGCCCTCGAGGTCGGAGCGCTCGGCGCCTTCTGGTATGCCGGCAGCAGGCTGGCCCCCGGCGCCGGAGGCCTCGTGGTGGGGTTCCTCGCAGCCGCAGTGTTCGTCGCGCTGTGGGCGATGTTCCTTGCGCCGCGGGCCCGCCGGCGGATTCCGTGGCCATGGCGCCCGGTCGTGGCGCTGGCCCTCTTCGTGCTGGCCGGAGCGTGGCTGCTGGCCCTCGGGCAGTGGGCGGGCGCGGCCCTGATCGTCGTCGGCCTTGCGGACACGGCGCTCGGGTACTGGCTGCGCCGCCGCGATTAG
- a CDS encoding aminotransferase class V-fold PLP-dependent enzyme, translated as MSAALSAPSLSQPSDVDHRPDAGRHAGTDRYPEAREPLAAVVGANLQAPLVGGGEVRYANLDYAASAPALVEVAEHLEEILPFYASVHRGAGYASQISTSVYENARSVVRAFVGARAEDAVVFTRNTTDSLNLLAGCVPDGLDVLYLDIEHHANLLPWQARAHRSVGAAGTLAETLERLRAELEGGGIGLLAVTGASNVTGEILPLTGLAALAHEYGARIAVDAAQLAPHRRIDMTGTSRADGTDTGIDYLAFSGHKLYAPFGSGVLVGRPDWLDAGRPHLAGGGAVREVRLESVNWAVGPARHEAGSPNVLGAATLARAAQALGALDPGAWHRHEQQLRDALVTGLGEIEGITVHRLFEDSESAIGVVNFTVIGHDAGLVAAYLSAEHGVGLRDGKFCAHPLLARLGLPAGSLRASFGLGSRLEDVERLLAGVRELRTHGLGIDYTVDEGRWVPAHDPRPFPAWAPNTPGTAGAAPCLVGE; from the coding sequence GTGAGCGCAGCCCTGTCCGCACCCTCCCTCTCCCAGCCCAGCGACGTCGACCATCGCCCCGACGCGGGCCGTCATGCCGGCACGGATCGGTACCCCGAGGCCCGGGAGCCGCTCGCGGCCGTAGTGGGTGCGAACCTCCAAGCCCCCCTCGTGGGCGGCGGCGAGGTCCGGTACGCGAACCTCGACTACGCCGCATCCGCCCCGGCACTCGTCGAGGTCGCCGAACACCTCGAGGAGATCCTGCCGTTCTACGCGAGCGTGCACCGCGGCGCCGGCTACGCGTCGCAGATCAGCACGAGCGTGTACGAGAACGCCCGCAGCGTGGTGCGTGCATTCGTCGGCGCCCGCGCCGAGGACGCCGTGGTCTTCACGCGCAACACGACGGATTCGCTCAATCTCCTGGCCGGGTGCGTCCCCGACGGCCTCGACGTCCTGTACCTCGACATCGAGCACCACGCGAACCTCCTCCCCTGGCAGGCCCGCGCGCACCGCAGCGTGGGGGCCGCGGGCACGCTCGCCGAGACTCTCGAGCGGCTCCGCGCCGAGCTCGAGGGTGGCGGCATCGGGCTGCTCGCCGTCACGGGCGCCTCGAACGTCACGGGCGAGATCCTGCCGCTCACCGGGCTCGCGGCCCTCGCCCATGAGTACGGCGCGAGGATCGCGGTCGACGCCGCGCAGCTCGCCCCGCATCGTCGGATCGACATGACGGGCACCAGCCGAGCGGACGGCACGGACACGGGAATCGACTACCTCGCGTTCTCGGGCCACAAGCTCTACGCGCCGTTCGGCTCGGGCGTTCTCGTGGGCAGGCCGGACTGGCTCGACGCCGGCCGGCCGCACCTCGCGGGCGGCGGGGCGGTGCGCGAGGTGCGCCTCGAGTCCGTGAACTGGGCCGTGGGTCCGGCGCGGCACGAGGCCGGCTCGCCCAACGTGCTCGGCGCGGCGACCCTCGCACGGGCCGCCCAGGCCCTCGGCGCCCTCGATCCGGGTGCGTGGCACCGGCACGAGCAGCAGCTGCGCGACGCGCTCGTCACGGGGCTGGGCGAGATCGAAGGCATCACGGTCCACCGCCTGTTCGAGGACTCCGAGTCGGCGATCGGCGTCGTGAACTTCACGGTGATCGGGCACGACGCCGGTCTGGTCGCCGCATACCTCTCGGCCGAGCACGGCGTGGGGCTGCGAGACGGCAAGTTCTGCGCGCACCCGCTCCTCGCCCGTCTAGGCCTGCCCGCTGGGTCACTGCGCGCGAGCTTCGGCCTCGGATCGCGGCTCGAGGACGTGGAGAGGCTCCTCGCGGGCGTGCGGGAGCTGCGCACCCACGGGCTCGGCATCGACTACACCGTCGACGAGGGCCGCTGGGTCCCGGCCCACGATCCGCGGCCGTTCCCGGCGTGGGCGCCCAATACGCCCGGCACCGCGGGCGCCGCGCCGTGCCTCGTCGGCGAGTGA
- a CDS encoding metal-dependent transcriptional regulator, with protein MKSPLSSSTEDYLKTIYAFTEWQDAPITPSQLAARLGVANSSVSEMVRKLKDQGLVDHRPYGAVHLTAEGRSVALTMVRRHRLLETFLVTELGYSWDEVHVEAERIEHAVSDLFVERLAAKLGDPQRDPHGDPIPTADGVVPLVDARLLSELDPGHEGTITRISDENPDMLRYLAAEQIALDTQLTVVRRKPFGGPLVVRISQGDTARDFDVPDEVADAVWIHNDHPHPGCTAVRA; from the coding sequence GTGAAAAGCCCACTCTCGTCGTCCACGGAGGACTACCTGAAGACGATCTACGCCTTCACGGAATGGCAGGATGCGCCGATCACGCCGTCCCAGCTGGCCGCGCGGCTCGGCGTCGCCAATTCCTCGGTGTCCGAGATGGTCAGGAAGCTCAAGGACCAAGGGCTCGTGGACCACCGCCCGTACGGGGCCGTCCATCTCACCGCCGAGGGCCGCAGCGTGGCGCTGACGATGGTGCGCAGGCACCGCCTCCTCGAGACGTTTCTCGTCACCGAGCTGGGCTACAGCTGGGACGAGGTGCACGTCGAGGCGGAGCGGATCGAGCACGCCGTCTCCGACCTGTTCGTCGAACGGCTTGCAGCGAAGCTCGGCGACCCACAGCGGGACCCGCACGGCGACCCCATCCCCACCGCGGACGGCGTCGTCCCGCTGGTCGATGCCCGCCTGCTCAGCGAGCTCGACCCGGGGCACGAGGGAACAATCACCCGGATCAGCGACGAGAACCCCGACATGCTGCGCTATCTCGCTGCCGAGCAGATCGCGCTCGACACCCAGCTGACGGTGGTGCGCCGCAAGCCCTTCGGCGGACCGCTCGTGGTGCGGATCAGCCAGGGCGACACAGCACGCGACTTCGACGTCCCGGACGAGGTGGCCGACGCCGTCTGGATCCACAACGACCACCCGCACCCGGGCTGCACCGCGGTTCGGGCGTGA
- the hisN gene encoding histidinol-phosphatase yields the protein MTPAPETYNDDLRLAHVLADSVDAQTMERFKALDLKVETKPDFTPVTDADRAAEESIRGQLSRSRPRDAVVGEEFGTTGHGSRRWIIDPIDGTKNFVRGVPVWATLIALADGDEVVVGVVSAPALNRRWWAVRGGGAYTGRSLASATRLKVSNVATLEDASLSYSSLTGWKERGSLDSFLGLTDDVWRTRAYGDFWSYCLVAEGAVDIATEPELALYDMAALVPIVTEAGGRFTSLEGQDGPWGGSALATNGILHSEVLKKLSPEHDDLLPH from the coding sequence ATGACCCCTGCGCCCGAGACGTACAACGACGACCTCCGCCTCGCCCATGTGCTGGCGGACTCCGTCGACGCCCAGACCATGGAGCGGTTCAAGGCCCTCGACCTCAAGGTCGAGACGAAGCCGGACTTCACCCCGGTCACCGACGCCGACCGCGCCGCCGAGGAGTCCATCCGCGGGCAGCTGTCCCGCTCCCGCCCCAGGGACGCAGTGGTCGGCGAGGAGTTCGGCACCACCGGGCACGGCTCGCGCCGATGGATCATCGACCCGATCGACGGCACGAAGAACTTTGTCCGCGGCGTTCCGGTCTGGGCCACCCTCATCGCCCTCGCGGACGGGGACGAGGTCGTCGTGGGCGTCGTCAGCGCGCCCGCGCTGAACCGCCGCTGGTGGGCGGTCCGGGGCGGCGGCGCCTATACGGGACGCTCCCTCGCCTCCGCCACCCGCCTCAAGGTCTCGAACGTGGCCACGCTCGAGGACGCATCCCTGTCCTACTCGTCGCTGACCGGCTGGAAGGAGCGCGGCAGCCTCGACAGCTTCCTCGGCCTCACGGACGATGTCTGGCGCACGCGCGCCTACGGCGACTTCTGGTCCTACTGCCTCGTCGCCGAGGGTGCAGTGGACATCGCGACGGAGCCCGAGCTCGCCCTCTACGACATGGCCGCACTCGTGCCGATCGTCACGGAGGCCGGAGGCCGCTTCACCTCGCTCGAAGGCCAGGACGGTCCTTGGGGCGGCAGCGCGCTCGCGACGAACGGGATCCTGCATTCCGAGGTGCTCAAGAAGCTCAGCCCTGAGCACGACGACCTGCTGCCGCACTGA
- a CDS encoding Nramp family divalent metal transporter, producing the protein MANRTAKSRRRATRSALLLGVLGPAFVASVAYVDPGNVAANLTAGARYGYLLVWVLVVANLMAMLIQYLSAKLGVVTGHTLPELLAQRFRPGIRRLYWAQAEIVALATDLAEVVGGALALHLLFRIPLPLGAVIVGVLSMAILAIQDFRTQQRFELAIVGLLVVITVGFLAGLAVSPPSASGALGGLLPRFDGPDSVLLAASMLGATVMPHAIYVHSALSRDRHRSDRDAEVSDSAVRRLLRGTRVDVVVALGVAGVVNIGMLLLAASTLAGSEGTDSIEGAHAAIGAALGPVVGIVFAGGLLASGLASTAVGSYAGATIMEGLLERRIPLVLRRVITLIPSVVILALGVDPTWALVVSQVVLSFGIPFALVPLIRISTAKAVVGDFTLRMPLVIASWVSAGLVIVLNLTLLWLTVAPAG; encoded by the coding sequence GTGGCGAACAGGACGGCGAAGTCCAGAAGGCGGGCGACTCGTTCCGCGCTCCTCCTCGGCGTCCTCGGCCCAGCCTTCGTCGCATCGGTTGCGTACGTGGACCCCGGCAACGTCGCCGCCAACCTCACGGCGGGGGCCCGGTACGGCTACCTCCTCGTCTGGGTGCTCGTGGTCGCGAACCTCATGGCCATGCTCATCCAGTACCTCTCCGCCAAGCTGGGCGTCGTCACCGGACACACGCTGCCGGAACTCCTGGCCCAACGATTCCGGCCGGGCATCCGCAGACTCTACTGGGCGCAGGCCGAGATCGTGGCTCTCGCGACGGACCTTGCGGAGGTGGTCGGAGGCGCCTTGGCCCTGCACCTGCTGTTCAGGATCCCGCTGCCACTCGGAGCAGTCATCGTGGGGGTCCTCTCCATGGCGATCCTCGCGATCCAGGACTTCCGCACCCAGCAGCGTTTCGAGCTCGCGATCGTGGGGCTGTTAGTGGTGATCACGGTCGGATTCCTCGCCGGGCTCGCGGTGAGCCCTCCCTCGGCCTCCGGGGCGCTCGGCGGCCTCCTGCCGCGCTTCGATGGCCCGGACTCTGTCCTGCTGGCGGCCTCGATGCTCGGCGCCACCGTCATGCCGCATGCCATCTACGTCCATTCCGCCCTCTCGAGGGACCGCCACCGTTCCGACCGGGATGCCGAGGTGTCTGATTCCGCCGTCCGCCGTCTCCTGCGCGGTACCCGGGTGGACGTCGTCGTTGCGCTCGGTGTGGCCGGGGTCGTCAACATCGGCATGCTGCTCCTCGCGGCGTCGACACTCGCCGGGAGCGAGGGGACTGATTCGATCGAGGGTGCCCACGCCGCCATCGGGGCTGCCCTCGGACCGGTGGTCGGCATCGTGTTCGCCGGCGGGCTGCTCGCGAGCGGACTCGCCTCGACCGCGGTCGGCTCCTACGCGGGCGCCACGATCATGGAGGGACTCCTCGAGAGGCGGATCCCCCTGGTCCTGCGGCGGGTCATCACCCTCATACCGTCCGTCGTGATCCTCGCCCTCGGCGTTGACCCGACGTGGGCACTCGTGGTGAGCCAGGTCGTGCTGAGCTTCGGCATTCCGTTCGCGCTCGTCCCGCTGATCCGGATCAGCACGGCCAAAGCCGTGGTCGGCGACTTCACCCTGCGTATGCCGCTCGTCATCGCCTCGTGGGTCAGCGCCGGGCTCGTGATCGTGCTCAACCTCACCCTCCTGTGGCTCACGGTCGCTCCCGCGGGCTGA
- a CDS encoding class I SAM-dependent methyltransferase, translating to MGRGGPKFDDERRRELAAAFAAGGEHYEKVRPGYPQEAAAWIIPPGARTAVDLGAGTGKFTELLVAERLDVTAVDPSADMLAQLARRLPGVHCVQAPAEHTGLPGSSADVVVAAQAWHWFDPAAATREAARLLKPSGRVGLVWNQLDTRVPWVHRLSRIMHAGDVHKPDYRPPSGPELHGWEQVEVRWEDPITPEGIIELTKSRSYYLRASEKHRRKVEDNLAWYLFEHLGHSPGQTLALPYISQAWRATETLG from the coding sequence ATGGGGCGCGGCGGGCCGAAATTCGACGACGAGCGACGGCGCGAGCTCGCCGCCGCGTTCGCTGCCGGCGGGGAGCACTACGAGAAGGTGCGTCCCGGGTACCCGCAAGAGGCGGCCGCATGGATCATCCCTCCTGGTGCCCGCACGGCGGTCGACCTCGGCGCCGGGACCGGGAAGTTCACCGAGCTCCTCGTGGCGGAACGGCTCGACGTGACCGCCGTGGACCCGTCCGCGGACATGCTGGCCCAGCTGGCCCGGAGGCTTCCCGGAGTGCACTGTGTCCAGGCCCCCGCCGAGCACACGGGTCTGCCCGGCTCGTCCGCGGATGTGGTGGTCGCGGCCCAGGCCTGGCACTGGTTCGATCCTGCGGCCGCCACGCGGGAGGCTGCCCGCCTCCTGAAGCCGAGCGGCCGCGTGGGGCTCGTGTGGAATCAGCTCGACACGCGGGTTCCCTGGGTGCACCGACTGTCCCGGATCATGCACGCGGGCGACGTCCACAAGCCCGACTACCGCCCGCCGTCGGGCCCCGAACTCCACGGGTGGGAGCAGGTCGAGGTGCGCTGGGAGGACCCGATCACGCCTGAGGGCATCATCGAGCTGACCAAGTCCCGCAGCTACTATCTGCGGGCGTCGGAGAAGCACCGCCGCAAGGTCGAAGACAACCTCGCATGGTACCTCTTCGAGCACCTCGGCCATTCCCCCGGCCAGACGCTGGCCCTCCCGTACATCAGCCAGGCGTGGCGGGCCACCGAGACTCTGGGCTGA